In one window of Acidobacteriota bacterium DNA:
- a CDS encoding DUF302 domain-containing protein, with amino-acid sequence MSYTFHRELEMPFDAAVEHVTQALAAKGFGVLTEIDVAATLRKKLDVDFRPYRILGACNPGMAYQALQEEDRIGAMLPCNVIVQDRGEGKVEVAAIDPVASMQAVDNPHLGRVAEQVQSMLREVVEGL; translated from the coding sequence ATGAGCTATACGTTTCACCGCGAATTGGAAATGCCCTTCGACGCCGCCGTCGAGCACGTCACCCAGGCCCTGGCGGCCAAGGGCTTCGGAGTGCTGACGGAAATCGACGTAGCGGCAACGCTGCGCAAGAAGCTGGACGTGGACTTCCGGCCCTACCGCATCCTCGGCGCCTGCAACCCCGGCATGGCCTATCAGGCCCTCCAGGAGGAGGACCGCATCGGCGCCATGCTGCCGTGCAACGTCATCGTCCAGGACCGCGGCGAGGGCAAGGTGGAGGTCGCCGCCATCGACCCGGTGGCCTCCATGCAGGCCGTGGACAATCCGCACCTCGGGCGGGTCGCCGAGCAGGTCCAGTCGATGCTGCGGGAAGTGGTGGAAGGGCTCTAG
- a CDS encoding DUF2892 domain-containing protein, producing the protein MNLNEYLRAIAGFFVLLSVALGYWVHPGFFLFTAFVGLNLLQSAFTGWCPMITFLRALKVRE; encoded by the coding sequence GTGAATCTGAACGAATATCTGCGCGCCATCGCCGGGTTCTTCGTTTTGCTCTCGGTAGCCCTCGGCTATTGGGTGCACCCGGGCTTCTTCCTTTTCACCGCCTTCGTGGGGCTCAACCTCTTGCAGTCGGCGTTCACCGGCTGGTGCCCCATGATCACCTTCCTCCGAGCCCTCAAGGTTCGAGAATAG